In Humidesulfovibrio mexicanus, a single genomic region encodes these proteins:
- a CDS encoding sigma 54-interacting transcriptional regulator, whose translation MRRAEHNTPLNVQGDAELLNAVNAGVLLLCARTGAVLEANERARAMLCPGGDPPKLAALFPGGGFPLEDLLEGISGVETRVRGAQGRSVPVLLASRRVEGGAGGLLLLTLTDLSLLRRAEARYQSFFENVIEGVFQSTKSGRYLMVNPGLANILGFDSPEELIAHFKDLRSQLYVDPADRDTLFRVLGKAGQIKGFETRFICKDGSTRWISLTAREVRDPTSGELLYIEGLNIDITARKEAERALKESEEKFRHTFDQSPIGASMVSLDNTFLRANEAFCRITGYTEPELKRITFDSITHPDERGESLRQYDRVKRGEIDSWEQDKRYITKDGREVWVHLSAGLVRDSAGTPLYLLPMVQDINHRMETERAMQAIHAEKERLRAGLEAVFRSIPDAIITVDTDMRVIQTNRALSEVCCIGSRLEKATDLAGVSGSCSRGCFSMLKTTLETRKPVFEHRVECRTKTPGKVVVINSSPLIDQDNNFAGAVLVIRDITRLADLEKRLTDRHSHRGIVGKSKVMQDIYAVLDQLSDVESTVLITGESGTGKELIAEALHYGGSRSKGPLIKVNCSALSESLLESELFGHMRGAFTGAIRDKIGRFEAAEGGTIFLDEIGDISPRIQLNLLRVLERKEFERVGDSRTKKANVRVLAATNVDLMDKIRQGLFREDLYYRLKVMVIQLPPLRERTEDIPLLMGHFISQFQTSFGKRITKCSDDVMRLFMTYPWPGNVRELKYSLEHACILCPGGEIGRAHLPADLLRFEQGLPGLGVPGLRAPSRAATPAAALDRPRGHAGLTREDVLSALAHAGGNRAKAARLLGVDRRTLYRNMAKHQVS comes from the coding sequence ATGCGCCGGGCCGAGCACAACACTCCCCTGAACGTGCAGGGCGACGCCGAGCTGCTGAACGCAGTGAACGCGGGCGTGCTGCTGCTGTGCGCGCGCACCGGCGCGGTGCTTGAGGCCAACGAACGGGCGCGCGCCATGCTCTGCCCCGGGGGGGACCCGCCGAAGCTCGCCGCCCTGTTCCCAGGAGGCGGATTCCCGCTTGAGGATCTGCTGGAAGGCATAAGCGGCGTGGAAACCCGCGTGCGCGGGGCCCAGGGCCGCAGCGTGCCTGTGCTGCTGGCTTCGCGCCGGGTTGAAGGGGGCGCGGGCGGCCTGCTGCTGCTCACCCTGACCGACCTTTCGCTTTTGCGCCGCGCCGAGGCCCGCTACCAAAGCTTCTTCGAGAACGTCATCGAGGGCGTGTTCCAGTCCACCAAGAGCGGCCGCTACCTCATGGTGAATCCCGGCCTGGCCAATATCCTGGGCTTCGACTCGCCGGAGGAGCTCATCGCCCACTTCAAGGACCTGCGCAGCCAGCTCTACGTGGACCCGGCCGACCGCGACACCCTGTTCCGCGTGCTGGGCAAAGCCGGGCAGATCAAGGGCTTCGAGACCCGCTTCATCTGCAAGGACGGCTCCACGCGCTGGATCTCCCTCACCGCGCGCGAGGTGCGCGACCCCACCAGCGGCGAGTTGTTGTACATCGAAGGCCTGAACATCGACATAACCGCCCGCAAGGAGGCCGAGCGCGCCCTGAAGGAGAGCGAGGAAAAATTCCGCCACACCTTCGACCAATCGCCCATCGGGGCCAGCATGGTCAGCCTGGACAACACCTTCCTGCGCGCCAACGAGGCCTTTTGCCGCATCACCGGCTACACCGAGCCCGAACTCAAACGCATCACCTTCGACTCCATCACCCACCCGGACGAGCGAGGGGAAAGCCTGCGCCAATACGACCGCGTCAAGCGCGGCGAGATCGACTCCTGGGAGCAGGACAAACGCTACATCACCAAGGACGGGCGCGAGGTCTGGGTGCACCTTTCCGCCGGACTGGTGCGCGATTCGGCCGGAACGCCCCTGTACCTGCTGCCCATGGTGCAGGACATCAACCACCGCATGGAGACCGAGCGCGCCATGCAGGCCATCCACGCGGAAAAGGAGCGCCTGCGCGCCGGGCTGGAGGCCGTGTTCCGCTCCATTCCCGACGCCATCATCACCGTGGACACGGACATGCGCGTCATCCAGACCAACCGCGCCCTGTCCGAGGTCTGCTGCATCGGCTCGCGCCTGGAGAAGGCCACCGACCTGGCGGGCGTCAGCGGCTCGTGCAGCCGGGGCTGCTTCTCCATGCTCAAGACCACCCTCGAAACCCGCAAGCCCGTGTTCGAGCATCGCGTGGAGTGCCGCACCAAGACTCCGGGCAAGGTGGTGGTCATCAACAGCTCGCCCTTGATCGACCAGGACAACAACTTCGCCGGGGCCGTGCTGGTCATCCGCGACATCACCCGCCTGGCCGATTTGGAGAAGCGCCTCACCGACAGGCACTCCCACCGGGGCATTGTGGGCAAAAGCAAGGTGATGCAAGACATTTACGCCGTGCTGGACCAGCTTTCCGACGTGGAGTCCACGGTGCTCATCACCGGCGAATCCGGCACCGGCAAGGAGCTCATCGCCGAGGCGCTGCACTACGGCGGCTCGCGCTCCAAGGGCCCGCTCATCAAGGTCAACTGCTCCGCGCTTTCGGAAAGCCTGCTGGAAAGCGAGCTTTTCGGCCACATGCGCGGGGCGTTCACCGGCGCCATCCGCGACAAGATCGGCCGCTTCGAGGCCGCCGAGGGCGGCACCATCTTCCTGGACGAAATCGGCGACATCTCCCCGCGCATCCAGCTGAACCTGCTGCGCGTGCTGGAACGCAAGGAATTCGAGCGGGTGGGCGACTCGCGCACGAAAAAGGCCAACGTGCGCGTGCTGGCCGCGACCAACGTGGACCTCATGGACAAGATACGGCAGGGGCTCTTCCGCGAGGACCTCTACTACCGCCTCAAGGTCATGGTCATCCAGCTGCCCCCCCTGCGCGAGCGCACCGAGGACATCCCGCTCTTGATGGGGCACTTCATCAGCCAGTTCCAGACCAGCTTCGGCAAGCGCATCACCAAATGTTCGGACGACGTGATGCGCCTGTTCATGACCTACCCCTGGCCGGGCAATGTGCGCGAGCTCAAGTACTCCCTGGAGCACGCCTGCATCCTCTGCCCTGGCGGCGAAATCGGCCGGGCGCACCTGCCTGCCGACCTGCTGCGCTTCGAGCAGGGCCTGCCAGGACTTGGCGTTCCGGGCCTGCGTGCGCCAAGCCGCGCCGCCACACCAGCCGCCGCCCTGGACCGCCCTCGCGGACACGCGGGCCTGACGCGCGAGGATGTGCTGAGCGCCCTGGCCCACGCGGGCGGCAACCGGGCCAAGGCCGCGCGTCTGCTGGGCGTGGACCGCCGCACCCTGTACCGCAACATGGCCAAGCACCAGGTATCCTGA
- a CDS encoding dicarboxylate/amino acid:cation symporter — MAEAGARKPIYKSLYFQVIMGICIGIALGVVFPGKEGLAAQMKPFGDAFIKMIKMIIAPIIFCTVVVGIAKMGDMGKVGRVGIKAMLYFWTMTLMALIIGLVVVNTYKPGVGMNLDVSTLDMSAVEKYAGSAQKLSTVDFIMHIIPSNVVDAFAKGEILQVLFFSIFFGLALSSLGEKAKTVTRFIDEFSKGLFKVVHYIMFFAPMGAFGAIAYVVGAHGVGSLQQLMYLMAGVYTTCIVFIFGVLWTVCRLTGFSLWQYLKFIKEEILLVLGTSSSESALPRMMAKMEVAGCNRSVVGLTLPMGYSFNLDGTCIYLTMAAVFLAQATNTPLSLNDELYMLGILLLTSKGAAAVTGGGFITLAATLGSLHTIPVASIAVLLGVDRFMSEARAITNLIGNGIATIVVAKWEGALDADALKRALSGAGETDSPEEVLDGAMQPVTVRVDE; from the coding sequence ATGGCAGAAGCTGGAGCACGGAAACCGATCTACAAATCACTCTATTTCCAGGTCATCATGGGCATCTGCATCGGCATCGCCCTGGGCGTTGTCTTCCCCGGCAAGGAGGGGCTGGCCGCGCAGATGAAGCCCTTCGGCGACGCCTTCATCAAGATGATCAAGATGATCATCGCGCCCATCATCTTCTGCACCGTGGTGGTGGGCATCGCCAAGATGGGCGACATGGGCAAGGTGGGCCGCGTGGGCATCAAGGCCATGCTCTACTTCTGGACCATGACCCTGATGGCGCTGATCATCGGCTTGGTGGTGGTGAACACCTACAAGCCCGGCGTGGGCATGAACCTCGACGTCTCCACCCTGGACATGAGCGCGGTGGAGAAATACGCGGGCAGCGCGCAAAAGCTCTCCACGGTCGACTTCATCATGCACATCATCCCCAGCAACGTGGTGGACGCCTTCGCCAAGGGCGAGATCCTGCAGGTGCTGTTCTTCTCCATCTTCTTCGGCCTGGCCCTTTCCAGCCTGGGCGAAAAGGCCAAGACCGTCACCAGGTTCATCGATGAATTCAGCAAGGGCCTGTTCAAGGTCGTGCACTACATCATGTTCTTCGCGCCCATGGGCGCGTTCGGCGCCATAGCCTACGTGGTGGGCGCGCACGGCGTGGGCAGCCTCCAGCAGCTCATGTACCTCATGGCCGGGGTGTACACCACCTGCATCGTGTTCATCTTCGGCGTGCTGTGGACCGTGTGCCGTTTAACCGGCTTCAGCCTGTGGCAGTACCTCAAGTTTATCAAGGAGGAGATCCTTCTTGTGCTCGGCACCAGCTCCTCGGAATCCGCCCTGCCGCGCATGATGGCCAAGATGGAGGTGGCGGGCTGCAACCGCTCCGTGGTGGGCCTCACCCTGCCCATGGGCTACTCCTTCAACCTCGACGGCACCTGCATTTACCTGACCATGGCCGCGGTGTTCCTGGCCCAGGCCACCAACACCCCGCTTTCCCTCAACGACGAGCTCTACATGCTGGGCATTCTGCTTTTGACCAGCAAGGGCGCGGCCGCGGTCACCGGCGGCGGCTTCATCACCCTGGCCGCCACCCTGGGCAGCCTGCACACCATCCCAGTGGCTTCCATAGCCGTGCTTCTTGGCGTAGACCGCTTCATGAGCGAGGCGCGCGCCATCACCAACCTCATCGGCAACGGCATCGCCACCATCGTGGTGGCCAAGTGGGAAGGCGCCCTCGACGCCGACGCCCTCAAGCGCGCGCTCTCCGGCGCGGGCGAGACGGACTCGCCCGAGGAAGTGCTGGACGGGGCCATGCAGCCCGTGACCGTGCGCGTGGACGAGTAG
- a CDS encoding succinate dehydrogenase/fumarate reductase cytochrome b subunit encodes MSQPMTANHPTLAIKRLDGLLDWAQMLTGVGLIAFMWAHMLLVGSVLASPAIMNAIAAFFEESGMAQVGGPLIFALFLAHFVLAARKIPFRLEGQKTIWEHARLIHHADTWLWVVQAASAMVILIMGAIHMWAVLSELPIHALKCAETLQKNKWWLAFYLLLAPLVHVHLGIGLYRIAVKWGFAKRADRKGLKRFVYALILVSVGISVLTLFRFWFMEA; translated from the coding sequence ATGTCCCAACCCATGACGGCCAACCACCCCACCCTGGCCATAAAGCGGCTGGACGGGCTGCTCGACTGGGCGCAAATGCTCACGGGCGTCGGCCTCATCGCCTTCATGTGGGCGCACATGCTGCTTGTGGGCAGCGTGCTTGCAAGCCCCGCCATCATGAACGCCATCGCCGCCTTTTTTGAGGAAAGCGGCATGGCGCAGGTGGGCGGCCCGCTCATCTTCGCCCTGTTCCTGGCGCACTTCGTGCTCGCCGCGCGCAAAATCCCCTTCCGCCTGGAAGGGCAGAAGACCATCTGGGAGCACGCCAGGCTCATCCACCACGCCGACACCTGGCTTTGGGTCGTGCAGGCGGCCAGCGCCATGGTCATCCTGATCATGGGCGCCATCCACATGTGGGCCGTGCTCTCGGAGCTGCCCATCCACGCCCTCAAGTGCGCAGAAACCCTGCAAAAGAACAAGTGGTGGCTGGCCTTCTACCTGCTGCTGGCCCCGCTGGTGCATGTGCATCTGGGCATCGGGCTGTACCGCATCGCCGTGAAATGGGGCTTTGCCAAACGCGCGGACCGCAAGGGCCTCAAGCGCTTCGTATACGCCCTCATCCTGGTCTCCGTCGGCATCAGCGTGCTGACGCTGTTCCGGTTCTGGTTCATGGAAGCCTAG
- a CDS encoding fumarate reductase flavoprotein subunit, producing MQTIYTDVLVMGAGLAGERAAIEAAQAGFSAICLSLVPSRRSHSSAAMGGMQAAMGNCAKGEGDCPDVHFADTVKGSDWGCDQEVARLFADRAPIEMRQLAFWGVPWNRVVPGKSMYYKGGKQFEKEEKEENRGLITSRDFGGTAKWRTCYVSDGTGHSVLFTVDNVCAKLGVEVHDKTEAIALIQDGHTCFGCVARCLRTGELLVYLAKATVIATGGFGRLYPGTTNAVICDGGGHIAALNTGVVPMGNMEAVQFHPTGIVPTEILVTEGCRGDGGTLLDVNEERFMHVYEPEKQELASRDVVARWMTHHIRQGKGVKSPYGDHLWLDIRHLGEKHITGKLREVYEICTSFLGVNPIHQLIPVRPTQHYSMGGVRTNKDGHAYGLSGLFSVGEASCWDMHGFNRLGGNSLAETVVAGGIVGKKIAEFLQGAEVTFNSSVIDDEVKRQRDRIESLVRCKAGTEYVYKVRRAMQDALHKGANIFRTEQGLSQCVGELQEILARARKVGLKSNGLGVNPELSAALKIEGQVKMALMLAFGALKRTESRGSHNREDYPARNDRDWLSRTLAYWKSEKDDMPTLDYEPATPVFHIPPGDRGYGKSQIITADTPAETKG from the coding sequence ATGCAGACCATCTACACAGACGTGCTGGTCATGGGGGCCGGGCTGGCCGGGGAACGCGCGGCCATCGAAGCCGCCCAGGCGGGATTCTCCGCCATCTGCCTGAGCCTGGTGCCCTCGCGGCGCTCGCACTCCTCCGCGGCCATGGGCGGTATGCAGGCCGCCATGGGCAACTGCGCCAAGGGCGAGGGCGACTGCCCGGACGTGCACTTCGCCGACACGGTCAAGGGCTCCGACTGGGGCTGCGACCAGGAGGTGGCGCGGCTCTTCGCCGACCGCGCGCCCATCGAGATGCGCCAGTTGGCCTTCTGGGGCGTGCCCTGGAACCGCGTGGTGCCCGGCAAGAGCATGTATTACAAGGGCGGCAAGCAATTCGAAAAGGAAGAAAAGGAAGAAAACCGCGGGCTCATCACCTCCCGCGACTTCGGCGGCACGGCCAAGTGGCGCACCTGCTACGTTTCCGACGGCACGGGCCACAGCGTGCTCTTCACCGTGGACAACGTGTGCGCCAAGCTGGGCGTGGAGGTCCACGACAAGACCGAGGCCATCGCGCTGATCCAGGACGGCCACACCTGCTTCGGCTGCGTGGCGCGCTGCCTGCGCACGGGCGAGCTGCTGGTGTACCTGGCCAAGGCCACGGTCATCGCCACCGGCGGCTTCGGCCGCCTGTACCCCGGCACCACCAACGCCGTCATCTGCGACGGCGGCGGGCACATCGCGGCCCTCAACACCGGCGTGGTGCCCATGGGCAACATGGAGGCCGTGCAGTTCCACCCCACGGGCATCGTGCCCACCGAAATCCTCGTCACCGAGGGCTGCCGCGGCGACGGCGGCACGCTCCTGGACGTGAACGAGGAGCGCTTCATGCACGTGTACGAGCCCGAAAAGCAGGAGCTGGCCTCCCGCGACGTGGTGGCGCGCTGGATGACCCACCACATCCGCCAGGGCAAGGGCGTCAAAAGCCCCTACGGCGACCACCTCTGGCTCGACATCCGCCACCTGGGCGAAAAGCACATCACCGGCAAGCTCAGGGAGGTGTACGAAATCTGCACCAGCTTCCTGGGCGTGAACCCCATCCACCAGCTCATTCCCGTGCGGCCCACCCAGCACTACAGCATGGGCGGCGTGCGCACCAACAAGGACGGCCACGCCTACGGGCTTTCGGGCCTGTTCAGCGTGGGCGAGGCCTCCTGCTGGGACATGCACGGCTTCAACCGCCTGGGCGGCAACTCCCTGGCCGAAACCGTGGTGGCCGGCGGCATTGTGGGCAAGAAGATCGCCGAGTTCCTGCAAGGGGCCGAGGTCACCTTCAACTCCAGCGTCATCGACGACGAGGTCAAGCGCCAGCGCGACCGCATAGAGAGCCTGGTGCGCTGCAAGGCCGGAACGGAATACGTGTACAAGGTGCGCCGCGCCATGCAGGACGCCCTGCACAAGGGCGCCAACATCTTCCGCACGGAGCAGGGTCTTTCCCAGTGCGTGGGCGAACTGCAGGAAATACTGGCCCGCGCCCGCAAGGTGGGCCTCAAGAGCAACGGCCTGGGGGTCAACCCGGAACTCTCCGCCGCCCTCAAGATCGAGGGCCAGGTCAAAATGGCGCTGATGCTGGCCTTTGGCGCGCTGAAGCGCACCGAAAGCCGCGGCAGCCACAACCGCGAGGACTACCCCGCGCGCAACGACCGCGACTGGCTGAGCCGCACGCTGGCCTACTGGAAGAGCGAGAAGGACGACATGCCCACGCTCGACTACGAACCGGCCACCCCGGTCTTCCACATCCCGCCGGGAGACCGCGGCTACGGCAAAAGCCAGATCATCACCGCCGACACTCCGGCCGAGACCAAGGGGTAG
- a CDS encoding fumarate reductase iron-sulfur subunit produces the protein MARSLKFNIFRYNPQDTESTPHMESFTLGESDSMTLFIALNRIREEQDPSLQFDFCCRAGICGSCGMVINGRPGLACHTKTRDLPDEITLLPLPVFQLVGDLSVDTGSWFREMYDTVESWIHTKKTFDPAAPEERMDNDTAEAIYELDRCVECGCCIAACGTARMRPDFLGAAGLNRVGRFLIDPRDERSEQDYYEILGNDMGIFGCMGLLACEDVCPKHLPLQDQLGFLRRKMGITALKNFFGKK, from the coding sequence ATGGCCAGATCGCTCAAATTCAACATCTTCCGGTACAATCCGCAGGACACGGAATCCACCCCGCACATGGAGTCCTTCACCCTTGGCGAGAGCGACTCCATGACCCTGTTCATCGCGCTGAACCGCATCCGCGAGGAGCAGGACCCGAGCCTCCAGTTCGACTTCTGCTGCCGCGCGGGCATTTGCGGTTCCTGCGGCATGGTCATAAACGGCCGGCCGGGCCTGGCCTGCCACACCAAGACCCGCGACCTGCCGGACGAGATCACCCTGCTGCCCCTGCCCGTGTTCCAGCTGGTGGGCGACTTGAGCGTGGACACCGGAAGCTGGTTCCGCGAGATGTACGACACCGTGGAGTCCTGGATCCACACCAAGAAGACCTTCGACCCGGCAGCGCCGGAAGAGCGCATGGACAACGACACGGCCGAGGCCATCTACGAACTGGACCGCTGCGTCGAGTGCGGCTGCTGCATCGCGGCCTGCGGCACGGCCCGGATGCGCCCGGACTTCCTGGGCGCGGCTGGCCTGAACCGCGTGGGCCGCTTCCTCATAGACCCGCGTGACGAGCGCAGCGAACAGGACTACTACGAGATACTGGGCAACGACATGGGCATCTTCGGCTGCATGGGGCTGCTCGCCTGCGAGGACGTGTGCCCCAAGCACCTGCCCCTGCAGGACCAGCTCGGCTTTCTGCGCCGCAAGATGGGCATCACCGCCCTCAAGAACTTCTTCGGCAAGAAGTAG
- a CDS encoding fumarate hydratase codes for MREINPAEVSAAVARMCMSANTKLPDDVRRAFEQGLTAETSEAGREIFRQLLENADLALETKLPLCQDCGLAVFYVELGEDARVPGGVNNAITEGMVAGYRDGFLRKSSCDPLTRKNTGDNTPAIIHIDLVPGDRLKISYMAKGGGSENMSRVTMLAPSQGWEGIKRFVVERVAEAGPNPCPPVILGVGIGGTFEMAPKIAKKALLRKLDDTHPDPKIAAMEAELLAAVNRLGIGPMGLGGDHTCLGVKIAVAPCHIASLPLAVNVQCHSSRHEEVEF; via the coding sequence ATGCGAGAGATCAATCCAGCGGAGGTCTCGGCCGCGGTGGCGCGCATGTGCATGAGCGCCAACACCAAACTGCCGGACGACGTGCGCCGCGCCTTTGAACAGGGCCTTACGGCCGAGACCAGCGAGGCCGGGCGCGAGATCTTCCGCCAGCTTCTGGAAAACGCGGACCTGGCCCTGGAGACCAAGCTGCCGCTGTGCCAGGACTGCGGCCTGGCCGTCTTCTACGTGGAGCTGGGCGAGGACGCGCGCGTGCCCGGCGGCGTGAACAACGCCATCACCGAGGGCATGGTGGCCGGATACCGCGACGGCTTCCTGCGCAAGAGCAGCTGCGACCCGCTCACCCGCAAGAACACCGGCGACAACACCCCGGCCATCATCCACATCGACCTGGTGCCCGGCGACCGCCTCAAGATCAGCTACATGGCCAAGGGCGGCGGCAGCGAGAACATGAGCCGCGTGACCATGCTGGCCCCCAGCCAGGGCTGGGAGGGCATCAAGCGCTTCGTAGTGGAGCGCGTGGCCGAGGCCGGGCCCAACCCCTGCCCGCCGGTAATCCTGGGCGTGGGCATCGGCGGCACCTTCGAAATGGCCCCGAAAATCGCCAAGAAGGCGCTGTTGCGCAAGCTCGACGACACCCACCCCGACCCCAAGATCGCGGCCATGGAGGCCGAGCTGCTTGCGGCCGTGAACCGGCTGGGCATCGGGCCCATGGGCCTGGGCGGCGACCATACCTGCCTGGGCGTCAAAATAGCCGTGGCCCCCTGCCACATCGCCAGCCTGCCGCTGGCCGTCAACGTGCAGTGCCACAGCTCCCGGCACGAGGAGGTGGAATTCTAG
- a CDS encoding Fe-S-containing hydro-lyase: protein MPTHTLSTPLTDADIETLRAGDVVLLSGTIYSGRDAAHKKLMDLLDRGEPLPFDLNGAAIYYVGPSPAPPGRPIGAAGPTTSYRMDAYAPRLISLGLKASIGKGKRSDAVKQAMREHKAVYLGATGGAGALLSKCITKSTVIAFDELGPEAVREMVVENFPLLVINDAFGGELYARPKLDE from the coding sequence ATGCCCACGCACACGCTCTCCACCCCGCTCACGGACGCGGACATCGAAACACTGCGCGCGGGCGACGTGGTGCTGCTCTCCGGCACCATCTATTCCGGCCGCGACGCCGCGCACAAGAAATTGATGGACCTGCTGGACCGGGGCGAGCCCCTGCCCTTTGACCTGAACGGGGCGGCCATCTACTACGTCGGCCCCTCTCCTGCGCCCCCGGGCAGGCCCATCGGCGCCGCCGGGCCGACCACCAGCTACCGCATGGACGCCTACGCCCCCCGGCTCATCTCCCTGGGTCTCAAGGCCAGCATCGGCAAAGGCAAGCGCTCGGACGCGGTGAAGCAGGCCATGCGCGAGCACAAGGCCGTGTACCTGGGCGCCACGGGCGGCGCCGGGGCCCTGCTGTCCAAGTGCATCACCAAAAGCACGGTCATCGCCTTCGATGAGCTCGGCCCGGAGGCCGTGCGCGAGATGGTGGTGGAGAACTTCCCCCTGCTCGTCATCAACGACGCCTTTGGCGGCGAGCTGTACGCCAGGCCGAAGCTGGACGAATAG
- a CDS encoding 4Fe-4S dicluster domain-containing protein, whose product MSLHAQGQPTTPLDLEARRDLAFMEAVARESGQDLKSCYQCGNCTAGCAYSHDFDIPVHKVMRLVQLGQREEALSCRSIWLCATCQACTTRCPNNIDVARVMDVLRHMARRAGHAPERLVKTFADGFLASVARHGRVFEVGLAAVFALKSGKPLQDACLGPAMLSRGKLSLLPHEPSAQAKAEVAGIFERFARQKARAHGATSAPDTGDGQ is encoded by the coding sequence ATGTCCCTTCACGCCCAAGGCCAGCCCACCACCCCCCTCGACCTGGAGGCCCGGCGCGACCTCGCCTTCATGGAGGCCGTGGCGCGCGAAAGCGGACAGGATCTCAAAAGCTGCTACCAGTGCGGCAACTGCACCGCGGGCTGCGCCTACAGCCATGACTTCGACATCCCCGTGCACAAGGTGATGCGGCTGGTGCAGCTGGGCCAGCGCGAGGAGGCCCTCTCCTGCCGCTCCATATGGCTGTGCGCCACCTGCCAGGCCTGCACCACCCGCTGCCCCAACAACATCGACGTGGCGCGGGTGATGGACGTGCTGCGGCACATGGCGCGGCGCGCAGGCCACGCCCCGGAACGCCTGGTCAAGACCTTCGCCGACGGCTTTCTTGCCAGCGTGGCCCGGCACGGCCGCGTGTTCGAGGTGGGTCTGGCCGCCGTGTTCGCCCTCAAAAGCGGCAAGCCCCTGCAGGACGCCTGCCTGGGTCCGGCCATGCTCTCGCGCGGCAAGCTCTCGCTTCTGCCCCACGAACCCAGCGCCCAGGCCAAGGCCGAGGTAGCGGGCATCTTCGAGCGTTTCGCCAGGCAAAAGGCGCGCGCGCACGGCGCAACGAGCGCCCCTGACACGGGGGACGGACAATGA
- a CDS encoding CoB--CoM heterodisulfide reductase iron-sulfur subunit B family protein, giving the protein MSARLGYYPGCSQSGTAAENDISSRACLAALGIGMSDVPDWTCCGSTPAHTVDHHLAGALAARNLLQAEAAGFGCIATPCPSCLAALKTADAHLAEPAYKAAVERLLGRAAPGPMESKSVLQVLMEQAGPQGVKARVTRPLTGLKVACYYGCLLNRPPGLMAFDDPENPTAMDELMAACGATVVDYPFKTECCGAAFAMPRLDVMRRLTARLLDMAAECGADAIAVACPLCQMNLDLRRGQANTAARAPHAMPVPYFTQLMGLALGLPEADLALSKLVLPLAPALDAATARQAEAAKNGKEDAPCA; this is encoded by the coding sequence ATGAGCGCGCGCCTGGGCTATTACCCCGGCTGCTCGCAAAGCGGCACCGCGGCGGAAAACGACATTTCCAGCCGCGCCTGCCTGGCCGCCCTGGGCATCGGCATGTCCGACGTGCCGGACTGGACCTGCTGCGGCAGCACGCCCGCGCACACCGTGGACCATCATCTTGCCGGGGCCCTGGCCGCGCGCAACCTCCTGCAGGCCGAGGCCGCCGGGTTCGGCTGCATCGCCACCCCGTGCCCCAGCTGCCTGGCCGCCCTCAAGACGGCCGACGCGCACCTGGCCGAGCCCGCGTACAAAGCCGCCGTGGAACGCCTGCTGGGCCGCGCCGCGCCCGGCCCCATGGAGTCCAAAAGCGTGCTCCAGGTGCTCATGGAGCAGGCCGGGCCGCAGGGCGTCAAGGCCCGCGTCACGCGGCCGCTCACCGGGCTCAAGGTGGCCTGCTACTACGGCTGCCTCCTGAACAGGCCGCCGGGGCTCATGGCCTTCGACGACCCCGAAAACCCCACGGCCATGGACGAGCTCATGGCCGCCTGCGGGGCCACCGTGGTGGACTATCCCTTCAAGACCGAATGCTGCGGCGCGGCCTTCGCCATGCCCCGGCTCGACGTGATGCGGCGGCTCACGGCGCGGCTGCTGGACATGGCGGCGGAGTGCGGCGCGGACGCAATCGCCGTGGCCTGCCCCCTGTGCCAGATGAACCTGGACCTGCGGCGCGGCCAAGCTAACACGGCGGCGCGCGCGCCCCACGCCATGCCCGTGCCCTACTTCACCCAGCTCATGGGCCTGGCCCTGGGCCTGCCCGAGGCCGACCTGGCCCTCTCCAAGCTGGTGCTGCCGCTCGCCCCGGCCCTGGATGCCGCCACCGCCCGCCAGGCCGAGGCCGCCAAAAACGGCAAGGAGGACGCCCCATGCGCATAG